A genome region from Alkalimarinus coralli includes the following:
- a CDS encoding helix-turn-helix domain-containing protein — translation MSYVTEQIIESLRDARGRKGLSQRELSARSGVPQSHISKIESGGVDLRMSSLIALARVLDLELFVAPKKSVPAIKSIIRSGQGTYHNGSNNNGINDEAEQMSPAYQLEADDDD, via the coding sequence ATGAGCTATGTCACAGAGCAGATAATAGAAAGTCTTCGAGACGCTCGGGGGCGAAAGGGGCTTAGCCAGAGAGAGTTAAGTGCTCGCTCGGGTGTGCCTCAAAGCCATATTTCGAAAATCGAGTCTGGCGGCGTTGATTTAAGAATGTCCAGTTTGATTGCTTTGGCCCGCGTGCTCGACCTAGAGCTATTTGTTGCGCCTAAAAAGTCTGTGCCAGCTATCAAGTCGATTATTCGAAGTGGCCAAGGTACTTATCACAATGGGTCAAACAATAACGGCATCAACGATGAAGCTGAGCAAATGTCGCCCGCATATCAGTTAGAGGCAGACGACGATGACTAA
- a CDS encoding YicC/YloC family endoribonuclease, whose amino-acid sequence MIQSMTAFARETSQGDWGTLTWEIRSVNHRYLEPHFKLPENLREIEPGLREGLRKHLNRGKVECALRWQPAEQSGEGFDLNIELVKDINQAANQVNRILDNPAHLNALELLQWPGVMKTAQVDAAPIKTSALALFDQALKTLVATRKREGEQLKPLFDQRLDATSAIVAEVRGKLPEILAAQRENILARFEDAKLELDAARVEQEMVLLAQKTDVAEELDRLDAHVKEVRSVLGKKGAIGRRLDFLMQELNREANTLSSKSIVTDTTNAAVELKVLIEQMREQVQNVE is encoded by the coding sequence ATGATTCAGAGTATGACAGCCTTTGCCCGCGAGACATCACAGGGTGACTGGGGGACGTTGACGTGGGAAATAAGATCAGTCAACCATCGTTATCTCGAACCGCACTTCAAGCTGCCTGAAAATTTACGTGAGATTGAGCCGGGTTTGCGTGAAGGCTTGCGCAAGCATCTTAATCGCGGAAAGGTCGAGTGTGCTTTGCGGTGGCAGCCAGCAGAGCAGAGCGGCGAAGGCTTTGATCTCAATATAGAGCTGGTTAAAGATATCAACCAAGCGGCTAATCAGGTAAATCGCATTCTCGATAACCCCGCTCACCTCAATGCCTTAGAACTGCTCCAGTGGCCGGGCGTGATGAAAACGGCACAGGTTGATGCCGCGCCGATAAAAACGTCAGCGTTGGCGTTATTTGATCAGGCACTAAAAACCTTGGTTGCGACTCGCAAACGTGAAGGAGAGCAGTTGAAACCTTTGTTTGATCAGCGACTTGATGCGACCAGTGCGATTGTGGCAGAAGTGAGAGGAAAACTTCCTGAAATACTGGCGGCGCAGCGAGAGAATATTTTGGCCCGTTTTGAAGACGCCAAGCTAGAGCTTGATGCCGCGAGAGTCGAGCAAGAGATGGTGCTGTTGGCGCAAAAAACAGATGTCGCTGAAGAGTTGGATCGACTCGATGCACATGTAAAGGAAGTTCGCTCAGTGCTTGGCAAAAAGGGAGCAATTGGACGTCGTCTAGACTTCTTGATGCAAGAGCTTAACCGGGAAGCAAATACCCTTTCGTCAAAGTCTATTGTGACCGATACCACGAATGCCGCGGTAGAGCTCAAAGTGCTGATCGAGCAGATGCGAGAGCAAGTGCAAAACGTTGAGTGA
- a CDS encoding ATP-binding protein gives MQRTLLNALMAWKNKSMRKPLLIDGARQTGKTYLLQELFGSSFTNILRIDFLENPAYKEAFDGSLSPDELLMNIELLTNQVFNPETDLLILDEIGECERAVTSLKYFAEKAPTYFVAASGSNIGLLNAFPVGKVEQYNLRPLTFQEFIYASKEQALIKAFDSQASTPAVHTRLMDKLTDYFFTGGMPEAVAAWYQYKESSILERVEKVYKIHADLVEGYRRDFGKYAGKVDATLIESVFNSIPSQLSLVSDESVKRFKFRHVHERKSRYSDFETAIHWLTCCRLALPNYPVEGLPKSPLAAYKKENMVKLFLFDVGLLNHMLGSSYKEIKQQSYEYKGYVAENFVQQELTAIGVDPSYSWHDARAEIEFILATDKGDIVPVEVKSGKRTRAKSLTSYIEKCTPSKTFKLTGTQGSSALEQTNIVMPLYFAQYLPLKW, from the coding sequence ATGCAGCGCACCTTACTCAACGCCTTGATGGCATGGAAAAACAAATCCATGCGCAAGCCCTTATTAATCGATGGCGCGAGGCAAACGGGTAAAACCTATTTACTGCAAGAGTTGTTTGGTAGCAGCTTTACCAACATCCTTCGTATCGACTTTCTGGAAAACCCGGCTTACAAAGAAGCATTCGATGGTTCACTGTCACCTGACGAACTGTTGATGAATATTGAGCTGCTGACCAATCAGGTGTTCAACCCGGAAACGGATCTGCTGATTTTGGATGAGATTGGTGAGTGTGAACGGGCGGTTACCTCGCTAAAGTATTTTGCCGAAAAAGCACCGACCTATTTTGTCGCGGCCAGTGGCTCGAACATTGGTTTGTTAAATGCTTTCCCTGTTGGCAAGGTGGAGCAATACAATTTACGGCCATTAACCTTCCAGGAATTTATTTACGCATCAAAGGAACAGGCGCTGATCAAAGCCTTTGATAGCCAAGCAAGCACACCGGCAGTACACACTAGGTTGATGGATAAACTGACGGACTACTTTTTTACCGGTGGTATGCCTGAAGCGGTTGCTGCTTGGTATCAATATAAAGAATCGAGCATTTTAGAGCGTGTTGAAAAGGTTTATAAAATTCATGCTGATTTAGTCGAAGGCTATCGCCGCGATTTTGGCAAGTATGCGGGTAAGGTCGATGCGACACTGATTGAATCGGTGTTCAATAGTATTCCGTCACAATTATCACTTGTGAGCGATGAGTCTGTTAAACGTTTTAAATTTAGACATGTACATGAGCGCAAGTCTCGCTACAGCGATTTTGAAACCGCAATCCATTGGCTTACCTGTTGCCGCCTAGCCTTGCCGAACTATCCTGTTGAAGGGTTGCCGAAGTCGCCTCTGGCGGCCTATAAAAAAGAGAATATGGTCAAGTTGTTTCTGTTTGATGTGGGCCTGCTCAATCATATGCTGGGTAGCAGTTACAAGGAGATCAAGCAGCAAAGCTACGAATACAAGGGTTACGTTGCAGAAAACTTTGTCCAACAAGAGCTTACTGCCATCGGTGTTGACCCTAGTTACTCGTGGCACGACGCACGCGCTGAAATTGAATTTATTCTGGCAACAGATAAAGGTGATATCGTTCCAGTCGAAGTAAAGAGCGGAAAACGCACGCGAGCTAAATCGCTGACCTCCTATATTGAAAAGTGCACGCCGAGCAAAACATTCAAGTTAACTGGCACACAGGGTTCTTCCGCGCTAGAGCAAACCAATATCGTCATGCCCTTGTACTTTGCTCAGTATTTGCCGTTGAAGTGGTGA
- a CDS encoding type II toxin-antitoxin system HipA family toxin, producing the protein MTNHVSTLNVLLYGEPIATITNVGNDRTLFAFMDSYINDESRPVLGLGFKDSLGSLLTNFKPIQTKLTPFFSNLLPEEAMRHYLAERAGVNPAREFFLLWVLGQDLAGAITVEPADGEALPPNAHQDIDDETKIEAPMRFSLAGVQLKFSAVQQANGGLTIPATGKGGSWIVKLPSSRFDAVPENEYSMMELARMLGMDVPETQLLPISQIANVPQGVGQFGDAFKNAQAFVIKRFDRAGDQAVHIEDFAQVFGVYPQDKYKKASMRNIAQVIGIEGQEEDIAEFTRRLVFNTLIGNADMHLKNWSVIYKDKRTASIAPAYDFVSTIPYIPDDSTSLKVSRSKKFSDFTLDELSHLAAKAMLPEKLVLDTAKQTVAGFHEVWAKEKSHLPLTKQMIKAIETHLRNIPLR; encoded by the coding sequence ATGACTAATCATGTCTCTACGCTCAACGTTTTGCTCTATGGCGAACCCATCGCAACGATCACTAACGTGGGCAATGACAGAACGCTTTTTGCCTTTATGGATTCGTATATTAATGATGAATCACGACCTGTTTTAGGGCTTGGCTTTAAAGATTCGTTAGGTAGTTTGCTGACCAACTTTAAACCTATCCAGACCAAGTTAACTCCGTTTTTCTCCAACCTTTTGCCAGAAGAAGCAATGCGTCATTACCTAGCAGAGCGTGCCGGTGTGAACCCTGCGCGGGAGTTTTTTCTATTGTGGGTATTAGGGCAGGATTTAGCAGGCGCGATTACGGTTGAACCAGCCGATGGTGAAGCGCTGCCGCCTAACGCGCATCAAGACATTGACGATGAAACGAAAATTGAAGCCCCAATGCGGTTTTCGTTAGCGGGTGTACAGTTGAAGTTTTCAGCCGTACAACAGGCGAACGGTGGCTTGACGATTCCAGCGACAGGTAAGGGTGGCTCTTGGATTGTGAAATTGCCATCGTCTCGATTTGACGCTGTGCCAGAGAATGAATATTCGATGATGGAACTGGCTCGAATGTTGGGAATGGATGTGCCGGAAACTCAGCTACTTCCCATTAGTCAGATTGCTAATGTTCCACAAGGCGTTGGACAGTTTGGTGATGCTTTTAAAAATGCTCAGGCCTTTGTGATCAAGCGCTTTGATCGTGCAGGTGATCAAGCCGTACACATTGAAGATTTTGCGCAAGTGTTTGGTGTCTATCCTCAAGATAAGTATAAAAAAGCCAGTATGCGCAATATTGCTCAGGTTATCGGCATCGAAGGCCAAGAAGAAGACATCGCAGAATTTACTCGCAGATTGGTGTTCAATACCCTGATTGGCAATGCAGATATGCATTTGAAAAATTGGTCTGTGATCTACAAAGACAAGCGCACTGCATCCATTGCGCCCGCTTATGATTTTGTCTCAACCATCCCTTATATCCCCGATGATAGTACGTCGTTAAAGGTTAGCCGTAGCAAAAAATTCAGTGATTTCACGCTGGATGAGTTATCACACTTAGCGGCTAAAGCCATGCTGCCAGAAAAATTGGTCTTAGATACTGCCAAGCAAACCGTAGCAGGCTTTCATGAGGTATGGGCGAAAGAAAAGTCGCATTTACCGCTTACCAAACAGATGATTAAAGCAATTGAAACGCACTTACGAAATATACCGCTACGCTAA
- a CDS encoding NADPH-dependent 2,4-dienoyl-CoA reductase, which yields MSNQPYPHMMEPLDLGFTTLKNRVIMGSMHTGLEDRFWHMDKLAAYFAERAKGGAALVITGGYNPNKRGWFYPSAGLFNSYLDIPNHRKVTNAVHKEGGKIALQILHAGRYSYHPFSHSASAKKAAINPFKPKAMSDKQIRSTIKDFAKTARLAKLANYDGVEVMGSEGYLINQFMAPHVNQRKDKWGGSIENRMRFPVEIVKAIRKAVGEEFIILFRLSMMELVEGGMTAQEIVQTAKALEDAGVTIMNTGIGWHEARVPTIVTSVPRAAFREATARVKKELSIPVCASNRINTPDVAEDIIASGDADLVSMARPFLADPHFVNKAAEGRADEINICIACNQACLDHTFQMKRASCLVNPQACHETELVYIPVTNKKKVAVIGAGPAGLSASTVAAERGHDVTLYDMASEIGGQFNYAKQIPGKEEFYEMIKYYARRVEVSGVNLKLDTKVDAEHLEQSGYDEVIVATGINPRLPPIEGIEHKKVLSYLDVLTGAKVGKKVAVIGAGGIGFDVAEFLVHPGAKADSKPRPQTVEEWSEEWGVDIDSNNPGHLVERKPHAPAREVYLLQRKKSPLGAGLNKTSGWVHRAVLKMKDVEMIGGVSYDKIDDKGLHITVDGEQRVLDVDNIVICAGQESRKELYNEDSPTMNFHLIGGAEFAGELDAKRAIKQGAELAAEL from the coding sequence ATGAGCAATCAACCATACCCCCACATGATGGAACCTTTAGACTTGGGTTTCACCACGTTGAAAAATCGAGTCATTATGGGCTCTATGCACACTGGCCTTGAAGACCGTTTTTGGCACATGGATAAATTAGCTGCTTACTTTGCCGAACGTGCAAAAGGTGGCGCAGCTTTGGTGATTACAGGGGGCTATAACCCAAACAAACGTGGCTGGTTCTACCCAAGTGCCGGCTTGTTTAATAGCTATTTAGACATTCCTAACCATCGCAAAGTCACCAACGCGGTTCATAAAGAAGGCGGCAAAATTGCTTTACAGATTTTGCATGCGGGTCGATACAGCTATCACCCATTTTCACATTCGGCTTCGGCTAAAAAAGCGGCGATTAACCCATTTAAGCCAAAAGCCATGTCGGATAAACAGATTCGTTCCACCATCAAAGACTTTGCAAAAACAGCGCGCCTAGCAAAACTCGCAAACTATGACGGTGTTGAGGTCATGGGCAGTGAAGGCTACCTGATTAACCAATTTATGGCGCCGCACGTTAACCAGCGAAAAGATAAATGGGGCGGCAGCATCGAAAACCGTATGCGCTTCCCTGTCGAGATCGTCAAAGCCATCCGCAAAGCCGTGGGCGAAGAGTTTATTATCTTATTCCGTTTATCCATGATGGAACTGGTAGAAGGCGGAATGACGGCCCAAGAAATTGTCCAAACGGCCAAGGCGCTTGAAGACGCGGGTGTCACGATTATGAACACCGGCATCGGCTGGCATGAAGCGCGCGTTCCGACCATCGTGACCTCTGTGCCACGCGCAGCCTTCCGTGAAGCAACCGCACGTGTCAAGAAAGAGCTGTCTATTCCTGTATGTGCGTCTAACCGAATTAACACGCCCGATGTCGCGGAAGATATTATTGCCTCGGGAGACGCAGATTTAGTATCTATGGCGCGTCCGTTTTTGGCCGACCCGCACTTCGTCAACAAAGCGGCAGAAGGCCGTGCAGACGAAATCAATATTTGTATCGCCTGTAACCAAGCCTGTCTCGACCATACCTTTCAGATGAAGCGTGCATCTTGCTTGGTAAACCCTCAAGCTTGTCACGAGACTGAACTCGTTTATATTCCTGTAACCAACAAGAAAAAAGTAGCGGTGATTGGTGCAGGCCCCGCGGGTCTGTCAGCGTCTACTGTTGCGGCTGAACGTGGCCATGATGTTACGCTGTATGACATGGCCAGTGAAATTGGTGGTCAGTTTAACTATGCTAAGCAGATTCCGGGCAAAGAAGAATTCTATGAGATGATCAAGTACTACGCGCGTCGAGTAGAGGTTTCGGGGGTTAATTTGAAACTCGACACCAAGGTGGATGCTGAACATCTTGAACAATCAGGCTATGACGAAGTCATTGTCGCGACGGGTATTAACCCACGTCTGCCCCCCATCGAAGGCATCGAGCATAAGAAAGTTCTGTCGTACTTAGATGTACTAACAGGCGCGAAAGTGGGCAAAAAAGTGGCGGTGATCGGTGCCGGCGGTATTGGTTTTGATGTCGCAGAGTTCCTTGTTCATCCAGGCGCAAAAGCAGACAGCAAGCCACGGCCGCAAACGGTAGAAGAGTGGAGTGAAGAATGGGGCGTGGATATTGATAGTAACAACCCAGGCCACCTAGTGGAAAGAAAGCCACACGCACCCGCGCGCGAAGTTTATTTGCTTCAACGTAAGAAAAGCCCTTTAGGTGCCGGTTTGAACAAAACATCAGGGTGGGTGCACCGTGCTGTATTGAAAATGAAAGACGTCGAGATGATCGGTGGCGTCAGCTACGATAAGATCGATGACAAAGGTTTGCACATCACAGTAGATGGCGAGCAGCGTGTGCTAGATGTCGATAATATCGTGATCTGTGCGGGTCAAGAGTCGCGCAAAGAACTCTACAATGAAGACTCACCCACGATGAACTTCCACCTGATTGGTGGCGCTGAATTTGCCGGAGAACTCGACGCGAAACGCGCCATTAAGCAAGGTGCCGAGCTAGCTGCTGAGCTTTAG
- a CDS encoding crotonase/enoyl-CoA hydratase family protein: MKFNHIIYKVEDGIAHVILNRPEKYNAFNFDLMCDIVNVQKVIKKDRDIRVVIISGKGEHFSSGIDIKSIMGQPIQFFKIGWKLNPFGTNMAQRFCIGWHRLPVPVICVMHGISYGMAMTLALGADMRYARPDTELAIMEAKWGMVPDMAGLQTIRSTISQDVANELIMTGDPITADKALEYGLVTRVVEDPMAEALAMAEKLKARSPDATAAIKFTNQKSWNGSTRALLARETLYQIAQLISKNWRIMDIRNRKDPNKPFVKRQYWW; encoded by the coding sequence ATGAAATTTAATCACATTATCTACAAGGTCGAAGACGGCATCGCACACGTTATCCTCAACCGACCTGAGAAGTACAACGCGTTTAATTTCGACTTAATGTGCGACATCGTCAACGTGCAAAAAGTGATCAAAAAAGACCGTGATATCCGCGTTGTCATTATCTCAGGCAAGGGTGAGCACTTTAGTTCGGGTATAGACATTAAAAGCATCATGGGTCAGCCTATTCAATTTTTTAAAATTGGTTGGAAGTTAAACCCTTTTGGTACCAACATGGCGCAACGCTTTTGTATTGGTTGGCACCGCCTTCCCGTACCCGTTATCTGTGTCATGCATGGTATCAGTTACGGCATGGCGATGACCTTAGCACTAGGCGCCGATATGCGTTATGCACGCCCTGACACGGAGCTTGCCATCATGGAAGCGAAGTGGGGTATGGTTCCCGATATGGCGGGGCTACAAACCATTCGAAGCACGATCTCGCAAGATGTCGCCAACGAACTCATCATGACCGGTGACCCGATTACCGCAGATAAAGCCCTTGAGTATGGCTTGGTGACTCGCGTAGTTGAAGACCCCATGGCCGAAGCATTGGCGATGGCTGAAAAGCTAAAAGCACGATCACCCGATGCAACCGCAGCGATTAAGTTTACCAATCAAAAAAGCTGGAACGGATCAACAAGGGCTTTACTAGCGCGTGAAACCCTTTATCAAATCGCTCAGCTTATCAGTAAGAACTGGCGCATCATGGACATTCGAAACCGCAAAGACCCGAACAAACCTTTCGTAAAGCGTCAATATTGGTGGTGA
- a CDS encoding HigA family addiction module antitoxin, producing the protein MVDIQNEFQPDYAVSPGEVLSVELELRGMTQQELAKRTGITPKHIISILKAKSVITPETAIKFERALGMPVDYWLNLEAHYQEILARQAEEERLERDLDWLTRIPVNSMAKMNWIEKVKDKKQQLVEVLRFFGIANVEQWDDMWPNLNVAYRQNQTHEVFPEAVSAWLRQGELEAADINCAPYNKAKFRESLDQIRALTTEDPAHFVPAMREHCAMAGVAVVFVPALPKTGVSGATRWLNKDKAIIQLSLRYKTDDHLWFTFFHAAGHILLHGKKELFLEGTNGLDQEKEHEANTFAEHELIPQKVFAKFISDRDFKKTSISAFAKSVGIAPGIVVGQLQHKGLLNVKFCNDLKQRFKWAHE; encoded by the coding sequence ATGGTTGATATACAGAATGAGTTTCAGCCCGATTATGCGGTCTCCCCTGGTGAAGTTCTCAGTGTTGAGTTAGAGCTAAGGGGTATGACCCAGCAGGAGTTGGCTAAACGTACAGGCATTACACCAAAACACATTATCTCAATACTAAAAGCCAAGTCAGTTATCACTCCAGAAACGGCGATTAAGTTTGAACGGGCATTAGGTATGCCAGTGGATTACTGGTTGAATCTTGAAGCTCATTATCAGGAGATACTGGCACGTCAGGCTGAGGAAGAGAGGCTTGAACGAGACTTGGATTGGCTAACTCGTATTCCGGTTAATTCGATGGCCAAAATGAACTGGATTGAGAAGGTCAAAGATAAGAAGCAGCAGCTTGTAGAAGTGCTGCGTTTTTTTGGCATAGCCAATGTTGAGCAATGGGATGATATGTGGCCTAACCTCAATGTTGCTTATCGCCAAAACCAAACACACGAGGTATTTCCTGAAGCCGTGTCAGCTTGGTTAAGGCAGGGTGAATTGGAAGCCGCTGACATTAACTGTGCACCGTATAACAAAGCTAAGTTCAGAGAATCACTTGATCAAATTAGAGCTTTGACAACAGAAGACCCTGCGCACTTTGTACCAGCGATGCGAGAGCATTGTGCTATGGCTGGCGTTGCGGTTGTGTTCGTACCAGCATTACCAAAAACAGGCGTTAGTGGCGCAACACGTTGGTTAAATAAAGACAAAGCAATTATTCAGTTGAGTCTTCGTTATAAAACTGACGATCATCTTTGGTTTACATTCTTTCATGCGGCTGGGCACATACTTCTGCATGGAAAGAAAGAGTTATTCCTAGAAGGCACGAATGGCTTAGATCAAGAAAAAGAACACGAGGCGAATACTTTTGCCGAGCATGAACTTATTCCGCAAAAAGTGTTTGCCAAATTTATTTCTGACAGAGACTTTAAAAAGACTTCTATATCAGCTTTTGCCAAATCAGTTGGCATCGCTCCAGGGATTGTTGTAGGGCAGCTCCAGCACAAGGGGTTACTTAACGTAAAATTCTGCAATGACTTGAAGCAGCGTTTTAAGTGGGCGCATGAGTGA